One Cyanobacteria bacterium FACHB-DQ100 DNA segment encodes these proteins:
- a CDS encoding DUF1028 domain-containing protein, whose translation MTFSIVAWDFETQMTGIAVATKHLAVGSLVPHVKASVGAIATQAQTNPLLGIHGIQLLEQRIASEGTADEISVEDIIDLLLENDPEADDRQLHLVDHTGQTAAWTGSRCVDWAGHLTFPGFSVAGNMLVGEQVLTAMAEAYQAKAGMEFSERLLQALEAGERAGGDKRGRQSAAIYVMKQDVYPHLDLRVDHHHDPIAQLRFLFEESRKDYYQSFRQTMPSQCLRTHSVRANQLAKQIQEVILKKAASSKFKPDDRASEATGISVAESR comes from the coding sequence ATGACATTCTCGATCGTGGCATGGGATTTTGAGACACAGATGACCGGGATTGCTGTCGCGACGAAACATCTAGCCGTTGGCTCACTGGTGCCGCACGTTAAAGCCTCTGTTGGCGCGATCGCCACCCAAGCACAAACCAATCCTTTACTCGGAATTCACGGGATTCAGCTTCTAGAGCAACGCATCGCCAGTGAAGGCACAGCCGATGAAATCTCGGTTGAAGACATTATTGACTTACTTCTAGAAAACGATCCAGAAGCAGACGATCGCCAACTGCATCTTGTGGATCACACCGGACAAACCGCCGCTTGGACAGGATCTCGCTGTGTTGATTGGGCAGGGCATTTGACTTTTCCGGGCTTTTCTGTGGCTGGAAATATGCTCGTCGGTGAACAAGTTCTAACCGCAATGGCAGAAGCCTATCAAGCGAAAGCAGGCATGGAATTTTCAGAACGATTGCTGCAAGCCCTAGAGGCGGGAGAAAGAGCAGGCGGCGATAAGCGCGGGCGACAATCGGCCGCGATTTATGTGATGAAACAGGATGTTTATCCGCATTTAGATTTGCGCGTGGATCATCATCATGATCCGATCGCGCAACTCAGATTCCTCTTTGAAGAATCCCGCAAAGACTACTATCAATCTTTCCGTCAAACGATGCCCTCGCAGTGTCTCCGGACTCATTCGGTCAGAGCGAACCAATTAGCGAAACAAATTCAGGAGGTGATTCTGAAAAAAGCGGCATCGTCAAAGTTTAAGCCGGACGATCGAGCTTCAGAAGCCACAGGAATCAGCGTTGCGGAATCTCGATAA
- a CDS encoding DUF2382 domain-containing protein, translating into MALYKIKEFDPNYRDHFDGGDVKDLDLYNGDEKIGSVNDVLVDEDGRFRYLVISTGAWIFGKKVLLPIGRAQIDYSAHRAYANGLTKEQVEQLPEFTDDLKMDYHGEEQVRNVYRSDAASTTATGATGTSAAMGASTIDTSAMNTPIEGSAALDSDAAGMAYTGSSMGAGFTPTYDQDTYNYDLDRDLYKMDHHDDRIRLYEERLIANKRRMKAGEVTVGKHVETETARVSVPIEKERVVVERVASTDTTAVPVGEAAFHEGEVARMEVYEETPDIRKEAFVREEVRVKKVVDQDVVNSEEQIRREELDLNTDGRPVIDDSSTRKV; encoded by the coding sequence ATGGCTTTATACAAAATCAAGGAATTCGATCCCAACTATCGGGACCATTTTGATGGTGGTGATGTCAAGGATTTAGATCTCTACAACGGCGACGAAAAAATTGGTTCAGTGAATGATGTTCTAGTCGATGAAGATGGACGTTTTCGCTATCTCGTCATCAGCACTGGCGCATGGATCTTTGGTAAGAAAGTTTTATTGCCGATCGGACGCGCTCAAATTGATTACAGCGCTCATCGTGCTTACGCAAATGGTTTAACGAAAGAACAAGTCGAACAGCTTCCTGAATTCACCGATGACCTGAAAATGGACTACCACGGTGAAGAACAAGTACGTAACGTCTACCGCTCTGATGCTGCAAGCACTACTGCAACGGGTGCTACGGGTACGAGTGCTGCAATGGGTGCATCTACAATTGACACATCTGCAATGAACACCCCGATCGAGGGATCTGCCGCGCTAGATTCAGATGCAGCAGGCATGGCGTACACGGGTTCATCGATGGGCGCAGGTTTCACCCCGACCTACGACCAAGACACCTACAACTATGACCTGGATCGCGACCTCTACAAGATGGATCATCATGACGATCGCATTCGCTTGTATGAAGAGCGTCTGATCGCGAACAAGCGCCGCATGAAAGCAGGCGAAGTCACAGTTGGCAAGCACGTTGAAACCGAAACGGCTCGTGTGAGTGTGCCGATCGAGAAAGAGCGCGTGGTTGTAGAGCGGGTTGCTTCGACCGATACGACTGCAGTTCCTGTGGGTGAAGCTGCGTTCCACGAAGGCGAAGTTGCTCGGATGGAAGTCTACGAAGAAACGCCGGACATCCGCAAAGAAGCGTTTGTACGTGAAGAAGTGCGCGTGAAGAAAGTGGTTGACCAAGATGTCGTCAACAGCGAAGAGCAAATCCGCCGTGAAGAGTTGGATCTCAACACTGACGGTCGCCCGGTGATCGATGATTCTTCGACCCGCAAGGTGTAG
- a CDS encoding bifunctional 4-hydroxy-2-oxoglutarate aldolase/2-dehydro-3-deoxy-phosphogluconate aldolase, which produces MRDKAWLSLIKQQRAIAIIRAPSLRMGMQMVKTAIAGGMTLIEISWNSDCAAELVTHLRSSFPNCVIGVGTILTVKDLKNAIAAGAQFAFTPHINFDLIAIAKRHEIPIIPGALTPTEIMTAWNAKASCVKVFPIQAVGNANYLEALRAPLGHIPMIPTGGVTIENASSMIQAGAIAVGIGGNLFPKQVVESENWTLIEQQIKTLMHSLQSVNNSSET; this is translated from the coding sequence ATGAGAGATAAAGCTTGGTTAAGTTTGATTAAACAGCAGAGAGCGATCGCAATTATCCGCGCTCCGAGTTTAAGAATGGGTATGCAAATGGTAAAGACTGCGATCGCAGGCGGCATGACCTTGATCGAGATTTCTTGGAACAGTGATTGCGCTGCGGAATTAGTCACACATCTGCGATCGAGCTTTCCAAACTGTGTGATCGGAGTCGGTACAATTCTTACAGTAAAAGATTTAAAGAATGCAATTGCAGCAGGCGCACAATTTGCGTTCACACCCCATATTAATTTTGATTTAATTGCGATCGCAAAGCGTCATGAAATTCCAATCATTCCCGGCGCTTTAACTCCGACCGAGATTATGACCGCATGGAATGCGAAAGCCAGTTGTGTCAAGGTTTTTCCAATTCAAGCGGTCGGAAATGCGAATTATCTTGAAGCATTACGCGCACCACTCGGACATATTCCGATGATTCCAACTGGAGGGGTAACGATCGAGAATGCTAGCTCAATGATTCAAGCAGGCGCGATCGCGGTTGGAATTGGTGGAAACTTATTTCCGAAACAAGTTGTTGAATCAGAAAATTGGACGCTGATCGAACAGCAGATCAAAACACTAATGCACAGCTTACAATCTGTAAATAACTCAAGTGAGACATAA
- a CDS encoding DUF1311 domain-containing protein: MQWDQSILGITALLIGSAMYLNVPTQAQSNRPPIDNQPSNIKIDCQNPRSQFDLNFCAAERVKTAEQQLNQAYQRAIAKFKGTPQEAQLIAAQSAWTKFRDADCAFVRDRFKGGSMAPMVYSSCIARLSQQRRQELLSYLTETGL; this comes from the coding sequence ATGCAATGGGATCAATCTATTTTAGGAATTACAGCTTTGCTGATTGGCAGCGCGATGTATTTAAATGTGCCGACTCAAGCACAAAGCAATCGTCCACCAATCGACAATCAACCAAGCAATATCAAAATAGATTGCCAAAATCCTAGAAGTCAGTTTGACCTCAACTTCTGTGCGGCTGAACGGGTAAAAACCGCCGAGCAGCAACTCAATCAAGCGTATCAGCGAGCGATCGCAAAATTCAAGGGCACTCCCCAAGAAGCCCAACTCATCGCAGCTCAATCCGCTTGGACTAAATTTCGCGATGCTGACTGTGCCTTCGTGCGCGATCGCTTCAAAGGCGGCTCAATGGCTCCAATGGTCTACTCTAGCTGCATCGCTCGATTGAGCCAGCAACGCAGACAAGAGCTTCTGTCTTATCTCACAGAAACGGGACTTTAA
- a CDS encoding cysteine synthase A gives MDIKHGFVGAIGNTPLIRLNSFSDETGCEILGKAEFLNPGGSVKDRAALYIIEDAERQGLLKPGGTVVEGTAGNTGIGLAHICNAKGYKCLIIIPETQSQEKIDLLRTLGAEVRTVPAVPYKDPNNYVRLSGRIASELENAIWANQFDNLANRRAHYETTAPEMWTQTNGKIDAWVTATGTGGTYAGVALYLKEQNPNIKCVLADPMGSALYSYVKTGETKSEGNSVTEGIGNSRVTANMEGAPADDAIRVDDRDAIRVLYQLLEKDGLFMGGSVGINVAAAVALAKQMGAGHTIVTILCDGGSRYQSKLFNRDWLAAKGLLPD, from the coding sequence ATGGATATCAAACACGGATTTGTAGGCGCGATCGGCAATACTCCACTGATTCGCCTCAACAGTTTTAGCGATGAAACCGGGTGCGAAATTCTTGGCAAAGCGGAATTTCTCAATCCCGGTGGCTCCGTCAAAGATCGCGCTGCGCTCTACATCATCGAAGATGCCGAGCGACAAGGCTTACTCAAACCCGGCGGAACCGTGGTCGAAGGCACAGCAGGCAACACTGGAATCGGACTCGCGCACATCTGCAACGCCAAAGGTTACAAATGCCTGATCATCATTCCTGAAACCCAGTCTCAAGAAAAGATTGATTTGCTCCGCACTTTAGGCGCAGAAGTTCGCACCGTTCCGGCGGTTCCCTACAAAGATCCGAATAACTATGTTCGACTGTCGGGCAGAATCGCTTCAGAACTGGAAAACGCGATTTGGGCGAATCAGTTCGATAACTTAGCGAATCGCCGTGCTCACTACGAGACTACTGCCCCTGAGATGTGGACTCAGACCAACGGCAAAATTGATGCTTGGGTGACAGCCACCGGAACAGGTGGAACTTATGCCGGAGTTGCGCTGTATCTCAAAGAGCAGAACCCTAATATCAAGTGCGTCCTGGCTGATCCGATGGGTAGCGCTCTCTATAGCTATGTCAAAACCGGAGAGACGAAATCCGAAGGCAATTCAGTCACAGAAGGAATCGGCAACAGTCGCGTCACTGCCAACATGGAAGGCGCACCCGCAGATGATGCCATTCGGGTAGACGATCGAGATGCCATCCGCGTCCTGTACCAACTGCTCGAAAAAGACGGTCTATTTATGGGCGGTTCTGTCGGAATCAACGTTGCAGCGGCAGTTGCCCTAGCAAAACAAATGGGAGCAGGACATACGATCGTCACCATTCTCTGTGATGGCGGCAGTCGTTATCAATCGAAGTTATTCAATCGAGACTGGTTAGCGGCAAAAGGACTGCTACCAGATTAA
- a CDS encoding (2Fe-2S) ferredoxin domain-containing protein, whose amino-acid sequence MITVRVCQNKACRKQGAAKVLKAFQTLAPDDAAIEPSQCLGQCGNGAMVLVLPDEIWYCRVLPEEVDAIVDRHLIQGQPIKAMLYRKFHPN is encoded by the coding sequence ATGATCACGGTCAGAGTTTGCCAGAACAAGGCTTGTCGCAAACAGGGCGCAGCAAAGGTACTCAAAGCCTTTCAAACGCTTGCGCCTGATGATGCCGCGATCGAGCCTTCCCAATGTTTGGGTCAATGTGGCAATGGCGCAATGGTACTCGTTTTACCGGACGAGATCTGGTACTGTCGCGTTCTGCCCGAAGAAGTGGATGCGATCGTCGATCGGCACTTGATTCAAGGACAGCCGATCAAAGCCATGCTTTACCGCAAATTCCATCCGAACTAA
- a CDS encoding Uma2 family endonuclease — protein sequence MTQQYIGEFVAPDISHIVTENDTPVDNFQSAKQQRLLVEPLYTSWLENLPFVADANVGLFYTTKQDPIVPDAFLSLGVEMPTDWSKKQNRSYFVWEFGKFPDVCIEIVSNREGNELGKKKDLYARIGVPYYAVFDPLKQLQRPDEMNGQLLRVWGLSFGQYVELSQPFWLPTVGLGLTVWQGEFEAVSGIWLRWCDRDQQVIPTGAEGKVLEFQRAEAERQKADRLAARLRELGINPDEI from the coding sequence ATGACTCAGCAATATATCGGGGAATTCGTTGCGCCCGACATTAGCCACATTGTCACCGAGAACGATACGCCTGTGGACAATTTTCAAAGTGCGAAACAACAAAGGCTACTCGTTGAACCACTCTACACATCTTGGTTGGAGAACCTGCCGTTCGTTGCAGATGCAAATGTTGGGTTATTTTACACTACGAAGCAAGATCCGATCGTCCCGGATGCCTTCCTCAGCTTAGGGGTCGAAATGCCGACCGACTGGAGCAAAAAGCAGAATCGCTCTTATTTTGTCTGGGAGTTTGGCAAATTCCCAGATGTTTGTATTGAGATTGTTTCCAACCGCGAAGGAAACGAATTAGGCAAAAAGAAAGATCTGTATGCGCGGATTGGTGTCCCTTACTATGCCGTCTTTGATCCGCTCAAGCAACTTCAGCGACCAGACGAGATGAATGGGCAACTGCTTCGAGTCTGGGGTCTATCATTTGGGCAGTATGTTGAGCTGTCACAACCGTTTTGGCTGCCTACTGTAGGTTTGGGATTAACCGTTTGGCAAGGAGAGTTTGAAGCGGTGAGTGGAATTTGGTTGCGATGGTGCGATCGTGATCAGCAAGTCATCCCAACCGGAGCCGAAGGTAAGGTTCTAGAATTCCAAAGAGCCGAAGCGGAACGCCAGAAAGCCGATCGTCTAGCAGCGCGATTACGAGAATTAGGAATTAACCCGGATGAGATTTAG
- a CDS encoding glycoside hydrolase family 57 protein, with protein sequence MSIGYVALVLHAHLPFVRHPESDYVLEEEWLYEAITETYIPLIQVFEGLKRDGVDFKITMSMTPPLCSMLADPLLQERYDEHLAQLEELAELEVERHAHSGHMKYLAEHNAKEFNAVRNTWEKYDRNLITAFKQFLDSNNLEIITCGATHGYLPLMKMYPQAVWAQIQVACEHYEKTFGRPAKGIWLPECAYYEGVERMLADAGLRYFLTDGHGILYARPRPRYGSYAPIFTEPGVAAFGRDHESSQQVWSSEVGYPGAVEYREFYRDLGWDADYEYIKPYVMPNGQRKNVGIKYHKITGKGLGLGDKQLYDPYWAREKTTEHAANFVYNRERQVEHLFGIMHRPPIVVSPYDAELFGHWWYEGPWFIDYLFRKAWFDQDTFEMTHLADYLRKHPTQQVCRPSQSSWGYKGFHEYWLNETNAWIYPHLHKAAERMIDLAKREPADELEWRALNQAARELLLAQSSDWAFIMRTGTMVPYAIRRTRSHLMRFNKLYEDLNHGKVDSGWIEKVEAIDNIFPDINYRVYRPL encoded by the coding sequence ATGAGTATCGGATATGTTGCCCTCGTACTTCACGCTCATTTACCGTTTGTGCGTCACCCAGAAAGCGATTACGTTTTAGAAGAAGAATGGCTTTACGAGGCGATTACCGAAACCTACATTCCGCTAATTCAGGTCTTTGAAGGGTTAAAGCGCGACGGGGTAGACTTCAAAATCACCATGAGCATGACCCCGCCGTTGTGTTCGATGCTGGCAGACCCACTTCTGCAAGAGCGCTACGATGAGCATCTCGCCCAACTCGAAGAACTGGCAGAACTAGAGGTTGAGCGTCATGCTCACTCTGGGCACATGAAGTATCTGGCAGAACACAACGCCAAAGAATTCAATGCGGTTCGCAATACTTGGGAAAAGTACGATCGCAACCTCATCACTGCCTTCAAACAGTTTCTCGACTCGAACAACCTCGAAATCATTACTTGCGGGGCAACTCATGGCTATCTGCCCCTGATGAAAATGTATCCGCAAGCAGTCTGGGCACAGATCCAAGTTGCCTGCGAACATTACGAAAAAACCTTTGGTCGTCCCGCCAAAGGAATCTGGCTCCCCGAATGCGCCTACTACGAAGGAGTTGAACGGATGTTAGCCGATGCGGGACTGCGCTACTTCCTCACCGATGGACATGGCATTCTCTACGCGCGTCCTCGCCCCCGGTATGGAAGTTATGCCCCAATTTTCACAGAACCTGGTGTGGCTGCATTCGGGCGCGATCATGAATCGTCTCAGCAGGTTTGGTCATCAGAAGTTGGGTATCCAGGAGCGGTTGAATACCGCGAGTTCTATCGCGATTTAGGCTGGGATGCAGACTACGAATACATCAAGCCGTATGTCATGCCCAATGGTCAGCGCAAGAATGTGGGCATCAAGTATCACAAAATTACGGGTAAAGGGTTAGGGCTGGGTGATAAGCAGCTTTATGATCCGTACTGGGCGCGGGAAAAGACAACTGAACATGCCGCCAACTTTGTCTACAACCGGGAACGCCAGGTTGAGCATTTGTTTGGCATTATGCACCGCCCGCCGATCGTCGTTTCCCCTTATGATGCCGAACTCTTTGGTCACTGGTGGTACGAAGGCCCCTGGTTTATCGATTACCTATTCCGCAAAGCCTGGTTTGATCAAGACACCTTTGAAATGACGCACTTAGCGGACTATCTGAGAAAGCACCCGACTCAGCAAGTGTGTCGCCCGTCGCAATCGAGCTGGGGCTACAAGGGCTTCCACGAGTATTGGCTGAATGAAACGAATGCGTGGATTTATCCGCATCTGCACAAAGCCGCAGAACGCATGATTGACCTTGCAAAACGGGAACCCGCAGACGAGTTGGAGTGGCGAGCACTCAACCAAGCGGCGCGAGAACTCTTGTTAGCGCAATCTTCCGACTGGGCATTTATCATGCGAACCGGAACAATGGTTCCGTATGCGATTAGAAGAACTCGATCGCACCTGATGCGCTTCAACAAACTCTATGAAGACCTGAATCACGGCAAAGTAGATTCTGGTTGGATTGAGAAGGTGGAAGCGATCGACAACATTTTCCCGGACATCAACTACCGCGTTTATCGTCCACTTTAA
- a CDS encoding DUF4079 domain-containing protein, producing MSPDILHTLKVYSQFVHPVLMWVLLALTSYALYTGFQWRRTRSAEGDLKKQLIKQKFNIKHHQIGAIVLTLMVVGSVGAMGATYINSGKLFVNPHLVAGLGMTCLIAISASLTPFMQKGQEWARMSHILINVVITGLFGWQAVTGMLIVQNIINRM from the coding sequence ATGTCGCCTGACATCCTTCACACCCTCAAAGTCTACAGTCAGTTTGTTCACCCTGTTTTGATGTGGGTGTTGCTAGCGCTGACAAGCTATGCGCTGTACACAGGATTCCAATGGCGACGGACTCGATCGGCAGAAGGCGACCTGAAAAAACAGCTCATCAAGCAGAAATTCAACATCAAACATCATCAAATTGGTGCGATCGTGTTGACTTTGATGGTGGTGGGTTCAGTTGGAGCAATGGGCGCAACTTACATTAATAGCGGCAAGCTTTTTGTCAATCCCCATTTAGTTGCAGGACTAGGCATGACCTGCTTAATTGCAATCTCAGCTTCACTCACCCCGTTTATGCAGAAAGGTCAGGAATGGGCACGAATGAGCCATATCTTGATCAATGTGGTGATTACTGGATTATTCGGATGGCAAGCTGTAACCGGAATGCTGATCGTGCAGAACATCATTAACCGAATGTAA
- the purH gene encoding bifunctional phosphoribosylaminoimidazolecarboxamide formyltransferase/IMP cyclohydrolase, protein MARLALLSVSDKTGLIELAKQLVEEFGFDLISSGGTAQALKTAGLPVTKVSDYTGSPEILGGRVKTLHPRIHGGILARRDLPEHVADLEAQNIRPIDLVVVNLYPFEQTIAKPDVSLEDAIEQIDIGGPAMIRASAKNFANLTVLCNPNQYNAYLEELRKNGEASIAFRQHCSLQAFKHTASYDQAIAAYLEKQTQSASTSFTLTGTQIQALRYGENPHQPAAWYQTGAVATGWAAATKLQGKELSYNNLVDLEAARSIIAEFIHDDPAATIIKHNNPCGSAMGGSISEAYEKAFNADSTSAFGGIVALNRAIDPATATALTKTFLECVVAPGIDPEAQTILQAKQNLRVLVLLDLSNGAKENIKQIAGGFLVQAADDIVADPNNWQFVTERKPTPEQLAELLFAWKICKHVKSNAIVVSRDRTTLGVGAGQMNRVGSVKIALEQAGDKVNGAVLASDGFFPFDDSVRTAAAAGISAIVQPGGSMRDADSIAAANELGIVMVLTGIRHFLH, encoded by the coding sequence ATGGCACGTTTAGCATTATTGAGCGTCTCCGACAAAACGGGATTAATCGAGCTTGCAAAACAGTTAGTCGAAGAATTTGGCTTTGATTTGATTAGCAGTGGCGGAACGGCTCAGGCATTGAAAACAGCCGGATTGCCTGTGACAAAGGTTTCAGACTACACCGGATCTCCTGAAATTTTAGGCGGACGAGTCAAAACGCTGCATCCTCGGATTCATGGCGGAATTCTGGCGCGTCGAGATTTACCGGAGCATGTAGCAGATTTGGAAGCGCAGAACATTCGCCCGATCGATCTGGTCGTGGTCAATCTTTACCCGTTTGAGCAGACGATCGCGAAACCGGATGTCTCGCTCGAAGACGCGATCGAACAAATCGATATCGGCGGCCCTGCCATGATTCGCGCTTCGGCTAAGAACTTTGCAAACCTCACCGTGTTGTGCAATCCCAATCAGTACAATGCTTACCTTGAGGAGCTTCGGAAGAATGGAGAAGCCTCGATCGCATTCCGCCAACACTGCTCACTCCAAGCCTTCAAACATACTGCAAGTTACGATCAAGCGATCGCAGCTTATCTAGAAAAGCAAACACAATCAGCATCAACCTCGTTCACTCTAACAGGAACGCAAATTCAAGCCTTACGCTACGGAGAAAATCCACATCAACCCGCAGCATGGTATCAAACCGGAGCCGTTGCAACCGGCTGGGCAGCCGCAACAAAGCTTCAGGGAAAAGAACTGAGCTACAACAATCTGGTTGATTTGGAAGCAGCACGATCGATTATTGCTGAATTTATTCACGATGATCCCGCTGCAACGATCATCAAGCACAACAACCCTTGTGGATCAGCCATGGGCGGATCAATTTCCGAAGCGTATGAGAAGGCGTTTAACGCAGATTCGACTTCTGCATTTGGTGGCATTGTGGCATTGAATCGAGCGATCGACCCTGCAACCGCGACCGCCTTAACCAAAACCTTCCTAGAATGCGTAGTTGCGCCTGGAATTGATCCAGAAGCTCAAACCATCTTGCAGGCAAAGCAGAATTTACGAGTGTTAGTTCTCCTAGATTTGAGCAATGGTGCAAAAGAGAACATTAAACAAATTGCAGGCGGGTTTTTAGTACAGGCAGCAGATGATATTGTTGCCGATCCAAACAATTGGCAGTTTGTCACCGAAAGAAAGCCAACTCCCGAACAGCTTGCAGAATTGCTGTTTGCCTGGAAGATTTGTAAGCACGTGAAATCAAACGCAATCGTCGTCAGTCGCGATCGCACCACGTTAGGAGTTGGAGCCGGACAAATGAATCGCGTCGGTTCTGTCAAAATCGCACTCGAACAAGCAGGAGACAAAGTAAACGGTGCAGTGCTAGCTAGCGATGGCTTTTTCCCGTTTGATGATTCGGTGCGAACGGCGGCGGCGGCGGGAATTAGCGCGATCGTTCAGCCCGGAGGCAGTATGAGAGACGCCGACTCGATCGCTGCTGCCAACGAGCTTGGAATCGTGATGGTGCTTACCGGAATTCGTCACTTTCTGCATTAG
- a CDS encoding alpha/beta hydrolase, with the protein MALNAIAIPAKSGTPKGSIVILHGWGSNAQDVAFLCSLLELPDIQFFIPDAPFPHPYSTQGKMWYDLSYANFQADFTQQSDLQTSRKALIDWLNSLEAQSGIPLSRTILGGFSQGGAMTLEVGLSLPLAGLMVLSGYQHGALNPSKEIPPILMVHGRQDQVVPIAAAHRAKANLERLKASIEYREFDMGHEISPLVLNEVYAFVQKALL; encoded by the coding sequence ATGGCACTGAACGCGATCGCAATTCCCGCAAAATCTGGCACTCCCAAAGGCTCGATCGTCATCCTGCACGGCTGGGGATCGAATGCTCAAGATGTTGCATTTCTCTGCTCACTTTTGGAGTTACCGGATATTCAATTTTTCATTCCTGATGCGCCGTTCCCGCATCCCTACAGCACTCAGGGAAAAATGTGGTATGACCTCTCGTATGCCAACTTTCAAGCTGATTTCACGCAACAATCAGACTTACAAACGAGCCGAAAAGCTTTGATCGACTGGCTGAACTCGCTCGAAGCGCAGTCTGGAATTCCTTTATCTCGCACGATTCTTGGCGGTTTTTCTCAAGGTGGTGCAATGACTTTAGAGGTGGGATTGTCGTTACCGTTAGCCGGATTAATGGTTCTGAGCGGCTATCAACACGGGGCATTGAATCCTAGCAAAGAAATTCCACCGATTCTGATGGTGCATGGACGGCAGGATCAGGTTGTGCCGATCGCTGCCGCCCATCGAGCCAAGGCGAATTTAGAGCGATTGAAGGCATCGATCGAATATCGTGAGTTCGATATGGGACACGAAATTTCGCCGTTAGTATTAAACGAAGTTTATGCGTTTGTGCAGAAAGCTTTGCTGTAA
- a CDS encoding barstar family protein gives MQLQQRSALDLQAEAVKSASQPEVKVFYLDGRKIASKEEFLREVAEAMDFPTYFGYNWDAFDECIRDLNWLPAQKYIVIYDRPDIFARAQPEQWQIAQEILQSAAHHWQESGRLMEVWVLSLLN, from the coding sequence GTGCAGTTACAGCAACGTTCCGCACTTGATCTGCAAGCGGAAGCCGTAAAGAGCGCTTCTCAACCGGAAGTAAAGGTTTTTTATTTAGATGGCAGAAAGATTGCCAGTAAGGAGGAATTTCTGCGAGAAGTGGCTGAAGCTATGGATTTTCCAACTTACTTTGGTTACAACTGGGATGCGTTTGACGAGTGTATTCGCGACCTAAATTGGTTGCCTGCTCAAAAATACATCGTCATTTATGATCGTCCCGACATTTTCGCAAGAGCGCAGCCCGAACAGTGGCAAATCGCTCAGGAGATTCTTCAATCTGCGGCGCACCACTGGCAGGAATCCGGTCGGTTAATGGAAGTTTGGGTTCTATCACTTCTAAACTAA
- a CDS encoding DUF2555 domain-containing protein, with protein sequence MTAFRSGQLDVSALTETDIAELATRLEQDDYTDAFEGLKDWHLLRAIAFQRPELVEPYLYLLDLEAFDES encoded by the coding sequence ATGACTGCATTTCGTTCGGGACAACTAGATGTGTCCGCATTGACCGAAACAGATATCGCAGAACTGGCGACGCGCTTAGAGCAAGATGATTACACCGATGCGTTTGAAGGGCTGAAGGACTGGCATTTACTTAGAGCGATCGCGTTTCAACGTCCAGAATTAGTCGAACCGTATCTTTATCTACTGGATTTAGAAGCGTTTGATGAGTCGTGA